The following coding sequences lie in one Cryptococcus neoformans var. neoformans B-3501A chromosome 14, whole genome shotgun sequence genomic window:
- a CDS encoding hypothetical protein (Match to ESTs gb|CF188482.1|CF188482, gb|CF187711.1|CF187711, gb|CF185313.1|CF185313; Similar to gi|46097746|gb|EAK82979.1| hypothetical protein UM05105.1 [Ustilago maydis 521], FASTA scores: opt: 1390, E(): 1.8e-83, (68.730% identity (88.925% similar) in 307 aa overlap (60-366:17-323)); HMMPfam hit to Mito_carr, Mitochondrial carrier protein, score: 202.7, E(): 6.9e-58), with the protein MSPYRSNPFFSTTNSFFLPSVGDKVDSAVAQGKALGQDAQAKVQELGGKADVKYQDAKEAVKQTATSSPTGIDLYSRFALAGALGCAVTHGALTPVDVVKTRIQLEPEVYNRGMVASFRQIIAKEGAGALLTGFGPTAVGYAIQGAFKFGGYEFWKKKAIDLVGVDKARENRQAIYLGASAIAEFFADIALCPLEATRIRLVSQPSFANGLSGGFLRILREEGPAAFYAGFGPILFKQVPYTMAKFAVYEVAVEKILKATGKSKDSLTGGQLTGLNLTSGLIAGLAAAVISQPADTLLSKINKTKGAPGQSTTSRLVQMAGQLGVSGLFTGMTTRLVMIGTLTAGQFLIYGDIKKMLNATGGVEIAPIPK; encoded by the exons ATGTCTCCTTACAGGTCcaaccccttcttctccaccaccaactccttcttccttccctccgtCGGAGACAAGGTCGACAGCGCCGTTGCCCAGGGCAAGGCTCTCGGCCAGGATGCTCAGGCCAAGGTTCAGGAGTTGGGCGGTAAGGCCGACGTGAAGTACCAGGACGCTAAGGAGGCTGTCAAGCAGACCGCTACTTCCTCTCCTACCGGTATTGACCTCTACTCTCG ATTCGCTCTTGCGGGTGCTCTTGGTTGTGCCGTCACCCACGGTGCCCTCACCCCCGTTGATGTCGTCAAGACCCGAATCCAGCTCGAACCAGAGGTTTACAACAGG GGTATGGTTGCCTCTTTCCGACAAATCATTGCCAAGGAGGGTGCCGGTGCTCTTCTCACCGGTTTCGGCCCCACCGCCGTCGGTTACGCCATCCAGGGTGCCTTCAAGTTCGGTGG TTACGAgttttggaagaagaaggccatTGACCTCGTTGGTGTCGACAAGGCCCGTGAGAACCGACAGGCCATCTACCTTGGTGCCTCTGCCATCGCCGAGTTCTTCGCCGACATTGCTCTCTGTCCCCTTGAGGCCACTCGAATCAGGCTTGTCTCTCAGCCATCTTTCGCCAACGGTCTTTCCGGTGGTTTCCTTAGGATTTTGAGGGAGGAAGGTCCCGCTGCCTTCTACGCCGGTTTCGGCcctatcctcttcaagcAGGTTCCTTATACCATGGCCAAGTTCGCCGT CTACGAGGTTGCCGTCGAGAAGATCCTCAAGGCCACTGGCAAGTCCAAGGACTCTCTTACTGGTGGACAGCTCACTGGTCTTAACCTTACTTCCGGTCTTATCGCCGGTTTGGCCGCCGCCGTTATCTCTCAACCCGCCGACACCCTCTTGTCTAAGATCAACAAGACCAAGGGCGCCCCCGGCCAGTCTACCACCTCTAGGCTCGTCCAGATGGCTGGTCAGCTCGGTGTTTCCGGTCTCTTCACCGGTATGACCACTCGTCTTGTCATGATCGGTACCCTTACTGCTGGCCAGT TCTTGATCTACGGTGACATCAAGAAGATGCTCAACGCTACTGGCGGTGTCGAGATTGCTCCTATCCCCAAGTAA
- a CDS encoding hypothetical protein (Similar to gi|40746964|gb|EAA66120.1| hypothetical protein AN0247.2 [Aspergillus nidulans FGSC A4], FASTA scores: opt: 3907, E(): 0, (56.667% identity (82.685% similar) in 1080 aa overlap (2-1065:3-1066)); HMMPfam hit to DUF699, Putative ATPase (DUF699), score: 400.9, E(): 1.5e-117), which translates to MRKQLDPRIPALINNGVKANHRSFFVMVGDKGRDQVVNLHFLLSQARVSSRPSVLWCYKKDLGFTTHRKKREAKIKRDVKRGIRDANEQDPFELFVTVTDIRYTYYKDSAKILGQTFGMLVLQDYEAITPNLLARTIETVEGGGIVVLLLKTMSSLKQLYAMAMDVHSRYRTDAHQFVQPRFNERFILSLGSNPDCLVLDDELNVLPLSKGKDIQIGKAGEEDDRGRKRKAEELKEMKENLEGVDIVGSLAKLAKTVDQAKAILTFVEAISEKNLSSTVALTAGRGRGKSAALGLAIGAALAHDYSNIFVTSPDPENLKTLFEFVFKALDALGYEEHIDYDVVQSTNPDFKKAIVRVNIFRGHRQTIQYISPEDSHVLGQAELVIIDEAAAIPLPLVRKLIGPYLVFMASTINGYEGTGRSLSIKLIQQLREQTRPSITKDSENAAASSAGSSSKAAAAGRSGAGLVRSLREIKLDEPIRYSPGDNVEKWLNNLLCLDATIVSKSIQGCPHPSKCELYYVNRDTLFSYHPASEVFLQRMMALYVASHYKNSPNDLQMLSDAPAHHLFVLLPPIDENDNTLPDPLVVLQVALEGNISREAILKEMAQSGMRSSGDMIPWIISTQFQDNDFATLSGARVVRIATHPDYARMGYGSRAMEALESFYNGTSYNFDDVPVDMGESFADAAKVGPNANLQNDTIAIRDPSRMPPLLQRLSERKPETLDYLGVSFGLTRDLLRFWKKGGFTPLYASQKENALTGEYTFVMLKVLASAGGGGEWLGAFAQDFRQRFMNLLSYEAFKKFDASIALSILESTVPRNSPSPAPKLLTNTELSSLLTPFDIKRLESYADSMLDYHVVLDLVPTIASLFFGKRLETSLPPAQQAILLALGLQRKNVEALENELGITSTQTLALFGKVLRKMTKSLEDIRKASIASELPAEPTLAGRSANGSNKFVALQQTIEQDLADSAVQLNGEDDDASKKEQRELLNTLNMEEFAIDQGGDWTEAEKQVERLASGKGGTRLSSTVSVKVDKLDDDKAKAEKGKDAGAKDAKKKRRESGGEKGGKKKVRRE; encoded by the exons ATGAGGAAGCAACTCGACCCACGCATCCCAGCGCTTATCAACAATGGTGTCAAAGCGAACCACAGGAGTTTCTTCGTCATGGTCGGCGACAAGGGACGAGACCAG GTGGTGAACCTGCACTTTCTCTTGTCTCAAGCAAGAGTATCTTCCAGACCGAGCGTTTTGTGGTGTTATAAAAAGGATTTAGGTTTCACAAC TCATCGCAAGAAGCGAGAGGCCAAGATCAAGCGTGATGTAAAACGTGGTATTAGAGATGCCAACGAACAAGACCCGTTCGAGCTCTTTGTGACAGTGACAGATATTCGATACACGTACTACAAGGATAGCGCAAAGATTCTCGGTCAAACTTTCGGGATGCTCGTTTTGCAAGATTATGAAGCGATTACACCAAATCTGTTGGCGAGGACCATCGAAACggtcgaaggtggtggtaTCGTTGTGTTATTGTTAAAGACAATGTCAAGTTTGAAGCAATTGTACGCTATGGCCATG GACGTTCACTCCCGATACCGAACAGACGCCCACCAGTTTGTTCAACCCCGTTTCAATGAACGAttcatcctttctctcGGCTCAAATCCAGATTGTCTCGTTCTCGACGATGAACTCAACGTTTTACCTCTTtccaagggcaaggataTTCAAATAGGCAAGGccggcgaagaagacgatcgagggaggaagagaaaggcagaggagctcaaagagatgaaggaaaacTTGGAAGGTGTAGACATTGTTGGTTCTCTTGCCAAGTTGGCAAAGACTGTCGACCAGGCCAAGGCTATCCTGACTTTTGTCGAGGCCATCTCCGAGAAAAACCTTTCATCTACTGTCGCCTTGACTGCTGGTCGAGGTCGAGGTAAATCTGCCGCTCTCGGTCTCGCCATCGGTGCAGCTCTTGCTCATGACTACTCTAACATCTTTGTTACTTCTCCTGACCCCGAAAACCTCAAAACTTTGTTTGAATTTGTCTTCAAAGCCCTTGATGCCTTGGGTTACGAGGAGCACATTGATTATGATGTCGTGCAAAGCACAAACCCCGACTTCAAAAAGGCTATTGTGAGGGTCAACATCTTCCGAGGTCACCGACAAACCATCCAATACATCTCCCCCGAAGATTCTCACGTTCTCGGCCAAGCTGAGCTTGTCATCATTGATGAAGCTGCCGccatccctcttccccttgtTCGTAAACTCATCGGCCCCTATCTCGTGTTTATGGCCTCCACCATCAACGGTTACGAGGGTACTGGCCGTTCATTGTCCATCAAGCTCATTCAGCAACTCCGTGAACAGACACGACCATCGATTACCAAGGATAGCGAGAATGCGGCTGCCAGCTCTGCtggttcatcttccaaggCTGCGGCTGCTGGTAGATCGGGCGCTGGTCTCGTGCGATCTCTTCGTGAGATCAAGCTTGATGAGCCTATCCGTTACTCCCCCGGAGACAATGTTGAAAAGTGGTTGAACAACCTCCTCTGCCTCGATGCCACCATCGTCTCCAAATCTATCCAAGGTTGCCCTCACCCTTCCAAATGCGAGCTTTACTATGTCAACCGCGacactctcttctcttaTCACCCCGCTTCAGAAGTGTTCTTGCaaaggatgatggcgcTCTACGTCGCTTCCCACTACAAGAACTCTCCTAACGACTTGCAGATGCTTTCCGATGCTCccgctcatcatcttttcgTTCTCCTCCCCCCTATCGACGAGAATGATAATACCCTCCCTGACCCTCTTGTCGTCCTTCAAGTCGCGCTGGAAGGTAATATTAGCCGAGAAGCTAtcttgaaagagatggcTCAGTCGGGTATGCGATCATCCGGAGATATGATCCCCTGGATCATCTCCACTCAGTTCCAGGACAATGACTTTGCCACGCTTTCAGGAGCGAGGGTGGTGAGGATTGCCACGCATCCTGATTATGCCAGGATGGGCTATGGATCAAGGGCGATGGAAGCGTTGGAGAGTTTCTATAACGGGACTTCGTACAACTTTGACGATGTCCCTGTTGATATGGGCGAGTCTTTTGCTGACGCTGCCAAGGTCGGACCT AATGCCAACCTCCAAAATGACACCATCGCCATCCGTGACCCTTCACGTatgcctcctcttctccaacgtTTGTCGGAGCGTAAACCCGAGACCTTGGACTACCTCGGTGTCTCCTTCGGCCTTACCCGTGACTTGCTCAGGttctggaagaagggcggTTTCACCCCTTTGTACGCGAGCCAAAAGGAGAATGCGTTGACTGGCGAGTACACATTTGTGATGCTCAAGGTTTTGGCGAgtgctggtggtggtggggagTGGTTGGGTGCTTTTGCTCAAG ACTTTAGACAACGATTCATGAACCTTCTCTCATATGAGGCATTCAAAAAGTTTGACGCTTCTATCGCTCTCTCTATCCTCGAATCTACCGTCCCTCGCaactctccctcccccgcACCCAAACTTCTCACCAACACCGAGCTCTCTTCGCTCCTCACTCCGTTTGACATCAAACGTCTTGAATCGTACGCCGACAGCATGCTCGACTATCACGTCGTCCTCGACCTTGTTCCTACCATCGCTTCCTTATTCTTCGGCAAGAGGCTTGAAACCAGCTTACCGCCTGCCCAGCAGGCCATCTTGCTCGCTCTGGGGTtgcaaaggaagaatgtcgAGGCACTCGAGAACGAACTGGGTATCACTTCCACTCAAACCCTTGCACTGTTCGGAAAGGttttgaggaagatgacgaaaTCTCTGGAAGACATCCGAAAGGCCTCCATCGCGTCTGAACTTCCTGCTGAGCCGACCCTCGCCGGCCGATCAGCCAACGGGTCTAACAAGTTTGTCGCGCTGCAGCAAACCATCGAACAAGATCTCGCCGATTCTGCGGTACAGCTGAAcggtgaagatgacgatgcgtcaaagaaggagcagagAGAGCTGTTGAATACTCTCAACATGGAGGAATTTGCGATTGATCAGGGGGGTGATTGGACGGAGGCTGAGAAGCAAGTTGAGAGACTTGCATCTGGTAAGGGCGGCACGAGACTGTCCAGCACAGTCAGCGTAAAAGTGGACAAGCTTGACGATGACAAAGCGAAGGCggagaagggcaaggatgcGGGTGCCAAGGatgcgaagaagaagaggagagagagtggaggggagaagggtggaaagaagaaggtaagGAGGGAGTAA
- a CDS encoding hypothetical protein (Similar to gi|46097824|gb|EAK83057.1| hypothetical protein UM05183.1 [Ustilago maydis 521], FASTA scores: opt: 361, E(): 1e-12, (39.623% identity (63.208% similar) in 212 aa overlap (1-211:30-214))), with protein MEEEILMHLQQKWEAKLLETRVADFARAGSSSRSPSPTLESKPEASSPPAGPSNSQSADMFPFPRQGQVQGSSAAMPGAPGVGALGTNGFVNGGVQVPSGQQQGETRVKMDPDEVMRLRGGAAEDGHKPEPNAAGLLPGDDVIDSDLDDSDDEFRGDVDGGEDENDVDIVFCVYDKVQRVKNKWKTVFKDGMIHLNGKDYLFAKCNGEFEW; from the exons atggaagaagagattcTGATGCACCTCCAACAA AAATGGGAAGCTAAGCTGCTCGAAACACGAGTCGCCGACTTTGCCCGTGCCGGCTCATCCTCAAGATCTCCATCACCAACTCTTGAATCAAAGCCCGAAGCCTCTTCACCCCCCGCTGGTCCTTCAAATTCCCAATCGGCCGATATGTTCCCATTCCCTCGGCAGGGGCAAGTCCAAGGCTCGAGTGCTGCCATGCCTGGTGCTCCTGGAGTAGGCGCGCTGGGCACAAATGGGTTTGTCAACGGTGGGGTACAAGTGCCGAGTGGACAACAACAGGGTGAAACTAGAGTGAAGATGGACCCTGACGAGGTTATGCGATTAAGAGGCGGAGCG GCTGAGGACGGTCACAAACCGGAACCAAACGCTGCAGGTTTGCTGCCAGGGGACGACGTTATCGATTCTGATCTAGATGACTCCGATGATGAGTTTAGAGGTGATGTCGAcggtggtgaggatgaaaatgacGTTGATATCGTTTTCTGTGTGTACGACAAG GTCCAAAGAGTAAAGAACAAGTGGAAGACGGTGTTCAAAGACGGAATGATACATCTCAATGGGAAAGATTATCTTTTCGCCAAATGTAATGG CGAATTTGAATGGTAA
- a CDS encoding hypothetical protein (Match to EST gb|CF190916.1|CF190916; Similar to gi|46098409|gb|EAK83642.1| hypothetical protein UM02511.1 [Ustilago maydis 521], FASTA scores: opt: 1113, E(): 1.3e-64, (32.159% identity (61.894% similar) in 908 aa overlap (2-855:24-889)); HMMPfam hit to DUF221, Domain of unknown function DUF221, score: 225.0, E(): 1.4e-64): protein MSATNADVQTSTTSSFVAALVVAGITVGAFSALWLVLHGRKDLQRVFQPRTILPPESKRPQPLPSGIIAFWKTLIQTPDQDIITSNGPDAYFYVRFLKVFGFQMLIPYEILTCAILIPVSVISPNQGNTGLNKLTFGNVGETDQIRHVAHFLVAIVLMSWTVYLIWREYNHFVDVRQTWLTTPQHLSLARARTIAITNIPDSLNSSTGIKELAGVVSRVGAGNGSGTNLLALANPFSRQSTATENTGATGDSEGGVRRVWLTRKCKNVEKVWKERDAECARLEGGVAKLQKRAAKNVRKGKTPETQGKYDAESSGGDLIDRYVLPKKRPSWKQGLLGLIGQKQNLETSPDYIHEHNVKLDELREGIEDLPQGNTAFIRFSSQFEAHAFAKLASKTDKSNMHIRGGIEVVPEDIEWSNISMSPWERHARTIVSWCLTVGLIIVWAIPVAFVGMVSNVDTLCANASWLAWICELPPAALGIIKGVLPPALLAVLFMLLPVVLRLMVKMQGEIRKSDIELKLFSRFWLFQVIHGFLIVTLASGLINALGNLGDTAGEVPTLLATKLPGASIFFLTFILTATLSGAAKTYARLVPWIMYLLRDILAGGTPRKVYLKKYKMDSFTWSTAFPPTCLIICVTIVYSVIQPIITVLALVAFILLYCANKYVIHWCADQPDAAETGGLYYIKALRTVFVSLYIQGVCMAGLFFLSTDENGNRSKSGLGCGAVMCVMIVCIAVIQIYIDWFRFTKPYLIFVHNTPSVPHSSSVEPKVGGATDSPDENAVAGPELGNTSGFHNRAFDHPALWKKQPVIWVAADPHGLGAFEVEQINAKGVEANLEYAVMTEKGAIDVERSPPDEAWYEGFTA from the exons ATGTCGGCTACTAACGCGGACGTGCAAACGTCCACGACCTCATCCTTCGTCGCGGCGCTTGTCGTGGCAGGTATCACGGTCGGAGCTTTCTCAGCTCTCTGGCTCGTCCTCCACGGAAGGAAAGACCTGCAGAGGGTTTTCCAGCCCAGGAcaatccttcctcctgaGAG CAAACGACCTCAACCTCTCCCATCGGGTATAATAGCGTTTTGGAAAACGTTGATCCAAACACCGGATCAGGACATCATTACTTCCAATGGTCCCGATGCCTACTTTTACGTCCGCTTCCTCAAGGTCTTTGGTTTTCAAATGCTTATCCCCTACGAAATCCTCACTTGTGCGATCCTTATTCCTGTTTCTGTTATTTCTCCTAACCAGGGCAACACGGGCTTAAACAAGTTGACTTTCGGCAACGTTGGTGAAACAGACCAGATCAGGCATGTTGCCCATTTCCTTGTCGCTATTGTCTTGATGAGCTGGACCGTTTACTTGATCTGGAGAGAGTACAATCATTTTGTCGATGTTCGACAAACTTGGTTGACCACTCCACAGCACTTGTCTCTTGCGCGCGCTCGGACCATTGCCATCACCAACATCCCTGACAgcctcaactcttccacTGGCATCAAGGAGCTCGCTGGTGTCGTCTCTCGTGTCGGTGCTGGTAACGGCTCTGGCACCAATCTTCTTGCACTTGCCAACCCCTTCTCTCGTCAATCTACCGCTACTGAGAACACCGGTGCCACTGGCGACTCTGAAGGTGGTGTAAGGCGCGTTTGGTTGACTCGCAAGTGCAAGAACGTCGAGAAAGTTTGGAAGGAGCGAGATGCCGAGTGTGCCAGGCTCGAAGGTGGTGTTGCCAAGCTCCAGAAGCGCGCTGCGAAGAATGTCCGCAAGGGCAAGACCCCCGAGACGCAAG GCAAATACGATGCTGAATCTTCTGGTGGTGATCTCATTGACCGCTATGTCCTCCCCAAGAAGCGTCCTTCGTGGAAACAAGGTCTTCTTGGTCTTATCGGTCAGAAGCAGAACCTCGAGACCTCCCCCGACTACATCCACGAGCACAATGTCAAGCTCGACGAGTTACGTGAAGGTATTGAGGATCTTCCTCAAGGCAACACTGCGTTCATCCGATTCTCTTCTCAGTTCGAGGCTCACGCCTTCGCTAAGCTGGCAAGCAAAACTGACAAGTCCAACATGCACATCCGTGGCGGTATCGAAGTCGTCCCTGAAGATATTGAATGGTCCAACATCTCTATGAGCCCTTGGGAACGTCACGCCCGAACTATCGTCTCTTGGTGTCTCACTGTTGGCTTGATCATTGTCTGGGCCATCCCTGTTGCCTTTGTCGGTATGGTCTCCAACGTTGATACCCTTTGTGCCAATGCCAGCTGGCTGGCTTGGATCTGTGAACTGCCCCCTGCCGCCCTTGGTATCATTAAGGgtgttcttcctcctgcGTTGCTTGCTGTCCTCTTCATGCTCTTGCCTGTCGTTCTCCGTTTGATGGTCAAAATGCAGGGTGAGATCCGAAAGAG CGACATTGAGCTCAAACTCTTCAGCCGATTCTGGCTCTTCCAGGTCATTCATGGTTTCCTTATCGTCACTCTTGCTTCCGGTTTGATCAATGCTCTCGGCAATTTGGGCGACACTGCCGGTGAAGTCCCCACCTTGCTTGCCACCAAGCTTCCTGgtgcttccatcttcttcttgaccttTATCCTTACCGCCACCTTGTCCGGTGCCGCCAAGACCTACGCTCGTTTGGTTCCTTGGATCATGTACTTGCTCCGTGACATTTTGGCCGGTGGCACTCCCCGAAAAGTTTACTTGAAGAAGTACAAAATGGACTCCTTCACTTGGTCGACTGCCTTCCCTCCTACCTGTCTTATCATTTGCGTTACCATTGTCTACTCTGTCATCCAGCCTATTATCACTGTGCTCGCCTTGGtcgccttcatccttctttaCTGCGCCAACAAGTATGTCATCCACTGGTGTGCTGACCAGCCCGACGCTGCCGAGACTGGCGGTCTGTACTACATCAAGGCTCTCAGGACCGTCTTCGTGTCTCTTTACATTCAAGGTGTCTGTATGGCTGGTttgttcttcctttctACCGATGAAAATGGAAACAGGTCCAAGAGTGGTTTGGGATGCGGTGCCGTCATG TGTGTTATGATCGTCTGCATTGCTGTCATCCAGATTTACATCGACTGGTTCCGATTCACCAAGCCTTACCTCATCTTTGTGCACAACACCCCCTCCGTtccccattcttcttctgtcgaGCCCAAGGTTGGCGGCGCCACCGACTCACCTGATGAAAATGCAGTCGCCGGCCCCGAGCTCGGTAACACCTCTGGCTTCCACAATCGTGCCTTTGACCACCCCGCCttgtggaagaagcagccCGTCATCTGGGTTGCCGCAGACCCGCATGGTTTGGGTGCGTTTGAGGTTGAGCAGATCAACGCCAAGGGCGTGGAGGCGAATTTGGAATATGCGGTCATGACTGAGAAGGGAGCGATTGACGTGGAGAGGTCTCCTCCTGATGAGGCTTGGTATGAGGGATTCACTGCGTAA
- a CDS encoding hypothetical protein (Match to EST gb|CF187387.1|CF187387; HMMPfam hit to WD40, WD domain, G-beta repeat, score: 141.4, E(): 1.9e-39) gives MLSIKRQSSLNSEDPSSEPPSALPPRLKTKQNVPASWSPNTTASNRRKLGGLFADLGMPTSGSPLKATPTRVESTPTKSGQKSGWMGTLSSPITSFADRLAVLSMVANGEADPGKSHVKRKAKSKQVKDCKEYFTDNEGVTCERKRDIEEGLKFEHLPDDLILEVLLHLPPTPQALSSVSSLSKRFYNLSRAPILWARIFNAAGYTSQLSKEVLERGLGVWEGPRGQWDGLTWVTETQDTIDEIEEKVPPEYIPIHYPTLHRTACTLPQLIRSLLPAHRASFSTLSSHTESVYCVQSVGNWLITGSRDRTIKVWRLPPVNSDEEARLVTTIPNAHNGSVLGLCFELDDKERGLLVTSSSDCTASIWSLDLSPYSQRKSVAVTKLQSLLHPLAVLDVALTSSSIVTASKDCHVRVYSRDSFELVHLLTGHRGPVNCVTPRKVDWTSREKGEQREEVVSASGDGSWIVWDIKNGCQLKKGADVGRGLACVAWEDDYILTGDNECLVKLYDAETCKLLKVFQGHSNLVRAVALRVRDGMAISGSYDESVMIWDLHTGHLIKRPTLEHHSLIFDLEMSCKRLILVGHGHSVQVLTWGKGLPYVDFFV, from the exons ATGCTTTCCATTAAGCGGCAATCTTCTTTAAATTCCGAAGATCCTTCGTCAGAACCACCTTCCGCACTGCCTCCACGCCTCAAAACCAAGCAAAATGTGCCAGCTTCTTGGTCACCAAATACGACAGCTTCGAATCGCCGAAAGCTCGGAGGGCTCTTTGCTGATTTGGGTATGCCGACAAGCGGCTCCCCCTTGAAAGCAACTCCAACTAGAGTGGAATCCACTCCCACTAAATCCGGGCAAAAGTCCGGTTGGATGGGCACATTATCGTCTCCTATAACATCTTTCGCCGACCGACTCGCTGTACTTTCGATGGTCGCCAACGGTGAAGCCGATCCAGGGAAGTCTCATGTCAAACGAAAGGCCAAATCAAAGCAGGTCAAGGATTGCAAGGAGTATTTCACAGACAATGAGGGTGTCACTTGTGAAAGGAAGCGAGAtattgaagaaggcttAAAGTTTGAACATTTGCCTGATGACCT TATCTTGGAAGTTCTCCTCCACCTACCACCAACACCACAAGCACTTTCGTCGGTGTCTAGTCTATCAAAACGCTTCTATAACCTCTCCCGCGCACCTATCTTATGGGCACGAATATTCAATGCTGCCGGTTATACATCCCAGTTATCCAAGGAGGTACTGGAGCGAGGTTTAGGAGTATGGGAGGGGCCTAGGGGACAATGGGACGGATTAACATGGGTGACGGAAACTCAAGATACTATcgatgagattgaagaaaaggtgcCTCCCGAGTACATCCCAATACACTATCCTACTCTTCATCGTACCGCCTGCACACTTCCTCAACTCATTCGATCACTATTACCAGCTCACCGAGCATCATTTTCAACACTATCAAGTCATACGGAAAGTGTCTACTGCGTTCAGTCAGTGGGGAACTGGCTCATCACAGGTTCAAGGGATCGAACCATCAAAGTATGGAGGTTGCCGCCTGTCAacagtgatgaagaagcgagACTTGTTACCACAATACCCAATGCGCATAACGGAAGTGTCTTGGGTCTCTGCTTTGAACTCGATGATAAAGAGAGAGGATTACTGGttacttcctcctccgaTTGTACCGCTTCCATCTGGTCTCTGGATTTATCACCCTACTCTCAAAGAAAATCAGTAGCAGTGACCAAGTTGCAAAGCCTTTTGCATCCTCTGGCGGTCCTTGATGTTGCcttgacatcttcatccatcgTCACCGCTTCCAAGGATTGTCATGTCCGTGTCTACTCTCGAGACTCGTTTGAGCTTGTCCACCTACTCACAGGACATCGTGGTCCAGTAAACTGCGTCACGCCCCGCAAGGTCGATTGGACCAGCCGGGAGAAGGGTGAACAGAGGGAAGAAGTCGTGTCCGCTAGTGGGGATGGGAGCTGGATAGTGTGGGATATAAAAAATGGATGCCAGCTCAAAAAGGGTGCTGATGTCGGGAGAGGTCTTGCTTGTGTTGCATGGGAG GATGATTACATTCTTACGGGAGACAATGAATGCCTTGTCAAGTTGTATGACGCCGAGACATGTAAACTTCTCAAAGTATTCCAAGGACATAGTAATCTTGTCAGAGCCGTAGCTCTGAGGGTAAGGGATGGGATGGCGATTAGTGGCAGCTACGACGAAAGTGTCATG ATATGGGACTTACATACCGGTCATCTAATCAAGCGCCCAACGCTTGAGCATCACTCCCTCATTTTCGACCTTGAGATGAGCTGTAAACGATTGATCCT AGTTGGTCATGGGCATTCTGTGCAAGTCTTGACTTGGGGCAAAGGCCTGCCTTATGTAGATTTCTTTGTCTGA